In one Silene latifolia isolate original U9 population chromosome 10, ASM4854445v1, whole genome shotgun sequence genomic region, the following are encoded:
- the LOC141608447 gene encoding uncharacterized protein LOC141608447, giving the protein MKGGERAQWQMNNFRDAVDECGLLDVRFEGYEFTYDNRQIGEPNRQCRLDRAMGNEAWFDLFPYAKLEHLTREWSDHAPIKLWLDRREMQRGRKKLFPFEQVWVGEDGCEEAIRRAWDRGGTDILGKPRQCGEDSWRGRGLVLGSLCVTFNLKGGD; this is encoded by the coding sequence ATGAAGGGCGGGGAGCGCGCACAATGGCAAATGAATAATTTCAGGGACGCAGTTGATGAGTGCGGTCTCCTAGATGTGAGGTTTGAGGGGTATGAGTTCACGTATGACAACAGGCAAATTGGAGAACCTAATAGACAATGTAGGCTTGATCGAGCTATGGGAAACGAGGCATGGTTTGATTTATTTCCGTATGCAAAATTGGAACACTTAACGCGAGAATGGTCGGACCATGCGCCAATCAAATTATGGTTGGATAGGAGGGAAATGCAGCGGGGAAGGAAAAAGCTTTTTCCGTTCGAACAAGTGTGGGTGGGGGAGGATGGGTGTGAGGAAGCCATTAGGAGAGCTTGGGATAGAGGTGGAACGGATATTCTTGGCAAGCCTCGACAGTGTGGGGAGGACTCATGGCGTGGAAGGGGGTTAGTATTGGGAAGCTTATGCGTGACATTCAACTTAAAAGGAGGAGATTAG